One Stratiformator vulcanicus genomic window, TGACTTCCACGCCGAGCCGCTCAAGATCGGCCTGCGCTTTCTGGGAAAGGTCTTCGGGGTAGTGTTCCAGCACTCGGGGACTGGCGTCGAGCAGATAGATCTTGGAGTGGGACGGATCGATCCGACGAAAATCGTTCCGCATGGTATGCCGGGCCAATTCGCTGATCGCCCCGGCCAGTTCCACTCCGGTCGGCCCGCCGCCGACGATCACGAATGTGAGTGCCCGATTTCGCTCCTCCGCATCATTGGCATTCTCGGCTCGCTCGAATGCGGAGAGCACTTCGCGGCGGATTTCGATCGCACTCTCGATCGATTTCATTCCGGGAGCCTCTTGCGCCCAATCATCATTGCCGAAGTAGAAATCAACGGCGCCCGATGCTACGACGAGGTAATCGAAAGGGACACGCTCGTCTCCTAGCAGGACGCAGTTTTCATCGAGATCGAAGTCGGTCACCTCGCCTAGGCGGACGAAGCAGTTTTTCTGTCGCCGAAAGATCACCCGCAGCGGCGAAGCGATATTTCCGGGCGAAAGCGTCCCGGTCGCCACTTGATAGAGCAGCGGTTGGAACAGGTGAAAATTGCGGCGGTCGATCAGCGTGACGTCGACATCGGCTTTGCGAAGCGAGCGAGCCGCGTTGAGTCCGCCGAAGCCCCCACCGACGACGACCACTCGCGGACGCTTGCCCTGCTCTTGCCCGCTGCCTTGATGACGGTTGTGGTCGGTTTGCGTCGATTCCATATAAGTTCCTGCATGGTTCAAATGACAGGTCAGACGCGGGATATTGATCCTCCCGCCTGCCGACCCTGTTGATAACCCGATCCCAGTCCAACCGCCCAAAGTGTCCGTCGTGCCGACAAGTCAGATCGAAACCGAACGCGTTCGAAAACTCAACGACCATTCTGCTCGCGCAGGCAAATATGTCCTTTATTGGATGCAACAGTCGCAGCGAGCGCGATTCAATCCGGCTCTCGAATTCGCGGTTCAAAAAGCCAACGAACACGAAAAGCGACTGCTCGTGGGGTTCGGTCTGACGGACGATTATCCCGAAGCGAATGCGCGGCACTACCACTTTATGCTCGAAGGACTGAAAGAGACTCAGGAAAGTCTCCACAAACGAGGCATCAAATTCGTTCTGCAGTTCGGCTCACCCGACGAGGTCGCGATTCACCTCGCCAAAGAGGCCTCCGCCGTCGTGTGTGATCGCGGCTATCTTCGCCATCAGAAAATATGGCGCGAAAAATTGGTCGACGCGATCGACTGCGAGATCACAGAGGTCGAAGGGGACGCCGCGATTCCGGTCGAGACGGTCTCCGACAAGGCGGAATATGCCGCGAGGACGATCCGGCCCAAAACAAATCGGCATCGCGACGAGTTCCTCGTCACGTTGTCGACGACCTCGTTGCAAAAGAATTCGCTCAATATCCGCGTGAGCGGCGAGTCATTAGACGATGTGCCCGGGCTGGTCGCCGGAATGAAAATTGATCACTCCGTGAAACCGGTACCGCAATTCTTTCCCGGCGGGACCGGAGAGGCAAAACGACGACTCCGCAACTTCATTAAGGAGCTGTTTGCGAAGTATGACGAGCACCGGAGTAAACCGGAGTACGAGCACACATCCTGCATGAGCCCGTATCTACACTTCGGGCAGCTTTCGCCCGTCGAGTTAGCCATCGCCATTCGAGACAGCGGGGCCGATCCCGAGCAGATCGACAGTTATCTTGAAGAGCTCTTGGTCCGCCGCGGACTATCTCAGAACTTTGTCTACTTCACCGACGATTACGACCAGTTCAGCTGCCTTCCCGACTGGGCGAAAAAGACACTGGGCGAACACAAATCGGACCGGCGCGAGCACGATTACGGTCTCGATGAATTAGAAGCCGCCGACACACACGATGAATATTGGAACGCGGCGATGCGAGAGATGAAATATACCGGGTATATGCACAACTACATGCGAATGTACTGGGGCAAGAAGATATTAGAGTGGTCGCCCGACCCAGAGGACGCATTCCAGAATTGTTTAATTTTAAACAACAAGTACTTCCTCGACGGAAGAGACACCAATTCCTACGGCAATGTCGCCTGGGTCTTTGGCATGCACGACCGGGCATGGCAGGAGAGAGCAATCTACGGAAAGATTCGGTGCATGATGGCATCGGGGTTGGAGCGGAAATGCGATATCGACGCCTACGTCGAACGGGTCGACGCACTGGTTAAACAGGCCGAAAACGGAAGCTGAGTTTTAAATCGCAAATGTTAATGCTCGACCGAGTCCCGCGGGCTTCAACTCATTTTCCAAAGTCTCCACGCATCGAGCGGACGATGCACGATCGGCTTCGCATCTCGCCAGCCCAATAGTCGGCCGAGCAAATTGGAGCCGGGAGCGATGCTCAGGACGGTTTCGCCGTTCACATTAATCTTAATCGGCTGACCGGTCTCACCAACGATCAATTGCAAGGCCCGTGTCGCACCGATTTCGCGAACCGTGAGCGGCACATAAGCTCCGGCCGCGTAAAGTGCGGCCAGAGCCTCCATGCTGCTCGCCGACAATACCGACCCCGAACCGTGATCCGAGGTTAAGACAATCGCGCCGTCTGGACCGCTGAATTCCAGCTTCCCAGACAGTGCGATAGGGGACGGCCGAATTTGATCGGACATGAAATATGCTCCGCGGTTGCAGCAGTCTTGTGAATAAAGTCGCTGCTCGAAGGCGGGCGTCAGTTCGTCGCGCCGTCA contains:
- a CDS encoding deoxyribodipyrimidine photo-lyase, which produces MPTSQIETERVRKLNDHSARAGKYVLYWMQQSQRARFNPALEFAVQKANEHEKRLLVGFGLTDDYPEANARHYHFMLEGLKETQESLHKRGIKFVLQFGSPDEVAIHLAKEASAVVCDRGYLRHQKIWREKLVDAIDCEITEVEGDAAIPVETVSDKAEYAARTIRPKTNRHRDEFLVTLSTTSLQKNSLNIRVSGESLDDVPGLVAGMKIDHSVKPVPQFFPGGTGEAKRRLRNFIKELFAKYDEHRSKPEYEHTSCMSPYLHFGQLSPVELAIAIRDSGADPEQIDSYLEELLVRRGLSQNFVYFTDDYDQFSCLPDWAKKTLGEHKSDRREHDYGLDELEAADTHDEYWNAAMREMKYTGYMHNYMRMYWGKKILEWSPDPEDAFQNCLILNNKYFLDGRDTNSYGNVAWVFGMHDRAWQERAIYGKIRCMMASGLERKCDIDAYVERVDALVKQAENGS
- a CDS encoding NAD(P)/FAD-dependent oxidoreductase, whose translation is MESTQTDHNRHQGSGQEQGKRPRVVVVGGGFGGLNAARSLRKADVDVTLIDRRNFHLFQPLLYQVATGTLSPGNIASPLRVIFRRQKNCFVRLGEVTDFDLDENCVLLGDERVPFDYLVVASGAVDFYFGNDDWAQEAPGMKSIESAIEIRREVLSAFERAENANDAEERNRALTFVIVGGGPTGVELAGAISELARHTMRNDFRRIDPSHSKIYLLDASPRVLEHYPEDLSQKAQADLERLGVEVKTKSRVTAIEPDYVEYTLDGETQRIESETVLWAAGVRASPLGAKLAEAAGVELGRGGQVAVNNDLSVEGHSNVFVIGDLAAAKGEDGKQLPGIAPVAIQEAAYLGKKVIPARIKGEEPKPFRYRDLGTMAVIGRRAAIAQVGERHFSGTIAWLMWLFIHLMQLVQFQNRMLVFVQWGWSYLTWGKTTRLITGHPGDDMEQVSPNAAANAKPEPHAAASS